One genomic window of Candidatus Kryptoniota bacterium includes the following:
- a CDS encoding YCF48-related protein: protein MKTKLLFLIMTVSVIFNVELSNAQWNWVWRNPQPTGNAIFDVWPFSTTEYLAVGGGGLIMRSTDAGLTWTTIGSGVPNYLYAVYFADANNGWICGQDGVVLRTTDHGATWGVTQTGAGSLWDICFWGTSTGWACGDNGMIIKTTDGGTSWDSKNSGTTEWLTSICFTSATEGYIAGAGGTILKTVNGGSIWGSKTTNTTNDLHTIFEVGSVMYSFGLSGTVIKSNDGGSTWPSASSGLLGDIRYACAVDANNMWVVGQGNVVSKTTDGGATWNSKNPWIGGNPDNGPTITGDFYCAYFSSSTTGIVCGSNGVIYRTTDDGATWTSRSISFTGKDAVDITFSDSQRGFFLVNPNDATSNSLFRTTDGGASWSEVSNTNPVNFVRIFSGGSGIRYAGDTRGLETTTDYGATWASNGGSAPAGSSYPKFEFANTSVGWSGSFTSPFSYKTTDGGKNWTTVTRPYVDVIGGYSVPDANTIWIAEWSDGVNIILSTDGGATWANPAGSVSGNRTCVFAFDASKAWVGSSNGKIYKTTNGAGSFTEVDPMMGGNAVSDVKFLTADTGFVVGAAGNFSVTYDGGASWTPGNNGTDWTKIGVASHRDILFVGKLGTVLQGMYGPATGVSISGKTNPEAFALSQNFPNPFNPSTAISFDIPSKSFVTLKIFDLLGREVATIVSEEMTPGHYQRMWDASRMPSGIYFCRLQSGSFTETRKLVVLK, encoded by the coding sequence ATGAAAACCAAACTACTGTTTCTCATCATGACCGTCTCCGTCATATTCAATGTGGAGCTCTCGAATGCTCAGTGGAATTGGGTATGGCGTAATCCGCAGCCGACAGGGAACGCCATCTTCGATGTGTGGCCGTTTTCGACGACCGAATATCTGGCCGTAGGAGGCGGCGGGCTGATTATGCGGTCGACAGACGCAGGATTGACCTGGACGACCATCGGGTCAGGTGTACCTAACTATCTTTACGCCGTATATTTCGCGGATGCGAACAACGGCTGGATCTGCGGGCAAGATGGTGTGGTTCTCCGTACCACCGACCACGGCGCAACCTGGGGAGTTACTCAAACAGGCGCGGGCTCTCTCTGGGATATTTGCTTTTGGGGGACAAGCACAGGCTGGGCTTGCGGGGATAACGGAATGATAATCAAAACTACCGATGGTGGAACTTCATGGGATTCGAAGAACAGTGGAACCACAGAGTGGTTGACCAGCATCTGCTTCACAAGCGCCACCGAGGGATATATTGCAGGCGCCGGAGGAACAATTCTGAAGACAGTTAACGGCGGATCCATCTGGGGCTCCAAGACCACAAATACAACAAACGATCTCCACACGATCTTTGAAGTTGGATCGGTGATGTATTCATTCGGACTCAGCGGCACTGTAATAAAGAGTAACGATGGAGGAAGCACCTGGCCGTCGGCGAGCAGCGGACTTTTAGGAGACATTAGGTACGCCTGCGCCGTTGATGCAAACAACATGTGGGTAGTAGGTCAGGGAAACGTGGTCAGCAAGACCACTGATGGCGGCGCAACATGGAACAGCAAAAATCCTTGGATAGGAGGAAACCCCGATAACGGACCGACTATCACCGGCGATTTCTATTGTGCCTATTTTTCATCTTCGACTACCGGCATAGTGTGCGGCAGCAACGGAGTTATTTACCGAACGACCGACGACGGAGCCACGTGGACATCGCGATCGATCTCTTTCACAGGGAAAGACGCAGTCGATATAACCTTTTCCGATTCGCAGCGCGGATTCTTTCTCGTGAACCCGAACGACGCGACATCGAACTCGTTGTTCCGCACCACCGATGGAGGCGCGTCATGGTCCGAAGTGTCAAACACTAACCCGGTCAACTTTGTCAGGATATTCAGCGGCGGCAGCGGCATACGTTATGCCGGAGACACAAGAGGTCTCGAGACCACCACCGACTACGGAGCAACATGGGCGTCGAACGGAGGCAGCGCGCCCGCAGGAAGTTCATACCCGAAGTTCGAATTCGCAAACACTTCGGTCGGCTGGTCGGGATCATTCACCTCGCCGTTCAGCTACAAAACTACAGATGGAGGAAAAAACTGGACGACCGTTACCCGCCCGTACGTCGATGTTATCGGCGGTTACTCTGTTCCCGACGCGAATACGATCTGGATAGCGGAATGGTCCGACGGAGTGAACATAATTTTGAGCACCGATGGTGGAGCTACATGGGCCAATCCGGCAGGGAGCGTCAGCGGGAACCGAACATGCGTCTTTGCTTTCGATGCGAGCAAGGCATGGGTCGGCAGCTCGAACGGAAAGATCTATAAAACGACAAACGGCGCCGGCTCATTCACAGAAGTAGACCCGATGATGGGCGGGAACGCGGTATCAGACGTCAAGTTTCTAACAGCGGATACAGGCTTCGTTGTCGGGGCAGCCGGAAACTTCAGCGTCACGTATGACGGCGGCGCGTCGTGGACTCCGGGAAATAATGGTACGGACTGGACGAAGATCGGAGTTGCAAGCCACAGAGATATTCTCTTCGTCGGCAAGCTAGGCACGGTTCTTCAGGGGATGTACGGGCCCGCAACAGGAGTATCCATTTCTGGAAAAACCAATCCTGAGGCGTTTGCGCTAAGTCAGAATTTTCCCAACCCATTTAATCCTTCGACGGCAATATCATTTGACATTCCATCGAAGAGTTTCGTGACATTGAAAATATTCGACCTCCTCGGAAGAGAAGTGGCAACAATAGTCTCGGAAGAGATGACTCCCGGACATTATCAGAGGATGTGGGATGCTTCCCGAATGCCGAGTGGAATTTATTTTTGCAGATTACAATCCGGTTCGTTCACGGAAACAAGAAAACTTGTAGTGCTTAAGTAA